The following coding sequences are from one Nicotiana tabacum cultivar K326 chromosome 1, ASM71507v2, whole genome shotgun sequence window:
- the LOC107761686 gene encoding uncharacterized protein LOC107761686, with amino-acid sequence MESIASSSTPSDHQHHRHRGHLMPTQPLANRIIRAVSHHLRLLHHADTTFFILGATGNVYTVNLSTTTSCSCPDRTTPCKHILFVLIRVLGVSIDDTCLLRRTLRPCELQRLLSLPISTESLANPNVRERFHQTFFKERPKSSPLRIEIENGVTCPVCLEEMNKGEKVAACRTCRNPLHEECLMEWKRSNRRRSISCVICRTRWRDVRAEQEAERYLNLSAYIGGDNDMHIVEDQQSYCGD; translated from the exons ATGGAATCCATCGCATCTAGTTCCACCCCTTCCGACCACCAGCACCACCGTCACCGCGGCCATCTAATGCCAACACAACCACTCGCCAACAGAATCATCCGTGCCGTGAGCCATCATCTCCGCCTCCTCCACCACGCCGACACCACTTTCTTTATCTTAGGCGCAACCGGAAATGTATATACCGTTAACCTCTCCACCACCACATCATGCAGCTGCCCTGATCGAACCACCCCATGCAAACACATCCTCTTCGTCCTCATCCGCGTATTGGGTGTCTCCATAGATGACACCTGTCTTCTCCGCCGAACTCTCCGGCCATGTGAGCTCCAACGCCTTCTCAGCTTACCCATCTCAACTGAATCACTAGCAAACCCTAATGTTCGAGAAAG GTTTCACCAGACGTTTTTTAAGGAACGACCAAAATCTTCGCCGTTGAGAATAGAGATAGAGAACGGTGTTACATGTCCGGTGTGTTTGGAAGAGATGAATAAGGGAGAAAAAGTGGCAGCTTGTCGGACATGTAGGAATCCATTACATGAAGAATGTTTGATGGAATGGAAGAGAAGTAACAGAAGAAGATCAATTAGCTGTGTGATATGCAGGACAAGGTGGAGGGATGTGAGAGCTGAGCAAGAAGCTGAGAGGTATTTGAATTTGTCTGCTTATATTGGCGGCGATAATGACATGCATATTGTGGAAGATCAACAGAGCTACTGTGGGGATTAG